A single window of Caldimicrobium thiodismutans DNA harbors:
- the pdxA gene encoding 4-hydroxythreonine-4-phosphate dehydrogenase PdxA: MLNLGITLGDPAGVGPEILVKSFPFLEKLRANFVIFGDLALIKGLAKSYQLKLPSNLNIINLSKIKIIPGQPTEESHLAAVKYIETAIEKSLKGEIRGLVTLPLSKESFKVSGLPYRGHTEFLAEKLRAKSFCMSFYGKRLKVSLATTHLPLKKVSEALNPERILEIAKLSYDFLKKIKRSHEYIKIALCGINPHAGEGGLLGGEEKEILVPVVSRAKEEGIPLYGPYPADSLFYWALKGSFDYIIAIYHDQGLVPFKMLHFKDGVNVTLGLPVVRTSPVHGTAYDIAGKGIADPTSFQASVNLALRLIKKW; the protein is encoded by the coding sequence TTAAACTTGGGAATAACTCTGGGCGACCCTGCAGGGGTTGGCCCGGAGATACTTGTTAAAAGTTTTCCCTTCCTTGAGAAATTAAGGGCAAATTTTGTAATCTTTGGAGATCTTGCCTTAATCAAAGGTCTGGCTAAGTCCTATCAATTAAAATTGCCCTCCAATTTAAACATAATAAATCTATCTAAGATAAAAATAATTCCAGGCCAGCCCACTGAGGAAAGTCATTTAGCCGCTGTAAAATATATAGAAACTGCTATTGAGAAAAGTTTAAAAGGAGAAATCAGGGGGCTTGTGACCTTGCCCTTGAGTAAAGAGTCCTTTAAAGTATCCGGGCTCCCCTATAGAGGGCATACAGAGTTTTTAGCTGAGAAACTTAGAGCAAAAAGTTTTTGTATGAGTTTTTATGGAAAAAGACTGAAAGTCTCCTTAGCTACCACTCATCTACCTTTAAAAAAGGTCTCTGAAGCTTTAAATCCGGAGAGAATCCTTGAGATAGCTAAACTGAGTTATGACTTTTTGAAAAAGATAAAGAGATCTCATGAGTATATCAAGATTGCCCTTTGTGGTATAAATCCTCATGCAGGTGAAGGAGGACTTCTTGGAGGAGAAGAAAAGGAGATTTTAGTTCCTGTTGTTTCAAGGGCTAAAGAAGAGGGAATTCCCCTTTATGGGCCCTATCCAGCAGATAGCCTTTTTTACTGGGCTTTAAAGGGGAGCTTTGATTATATTATTGCCATTTATCATGATCAGGGTCTTGTGCCCTTTAAAATGCTTCACTTTAAAGATGGGGTTAATGTTACCCTTGGTCTTCCAGTTGTGAGAACCTCTCCTGTCCATGGAACTGCCTATGATATAGCTGGAAAAGGGATAGCGGATCCTACCAGTTTTCAAGCCTCAGTTAATTTGGCTTTGAGATTAATAAAAAAGTGGTAA